The following proteins are encoded in a genomic region of Micrococcaceae bacterium Sec5.8:
- a CDS encoding ABC transporter permease, with protein sequence MYLAIRDLRFAKGRFLLMGGVVALITVLLVLLSGLTAGLGNQSISALAALPADQIVFGAPAGGSAKASFTESEVTRGQLSVWSGAEGVARAELLGISQSRFQAVGTTGTPTGTASVAVFGTEGSGLAPAPVVDGTVVVGSSLARDLGLQAGSRATIGGTALTVSSVVPDQWYAHTGVIWTTLADWRTLAHIDAAGAAATVIAVTADTGHSPGTAATNTAAGTLSTTRDGSFQALGSYKSENGSLLLMQAFLYGISALVIVAFLTVWTVQRTRDIAVLKALGGSSGYVLRDAMVQAAIVLLTGAAAGGAVGIAGGAFASRAVPFLLTPNTTVLPVAGIVVLGLAGAALATRGVTRVDPLLALGGN encoded by the coding sequence ATGTATCTCGCTATCCGCGATCTTCGCTTCGCCAAAGGCCGTTTCCTGCTCATGGGCGGAGTCGTCGCGCTCATCACCGTGCTGCTCGTCTTGTTGTCCGGGCTCACCGCCGGCCTCGGCAATCAGTCCATATCCGCCCTCGCCGCCTTACCGGCTGACCAGATTGTCTTCGGAGCTCCGGCCGGCGGCAGCGCCAAAGCTTCCTTCACCGAGTCAGAGGTGACCCGCGGACAATTGTCGGTATGGTCCGGCGCGGAAGGAGTCGCGCGGGCCGAACTGCTGGGCATCAGCCAGAGCCGCTTCCAGGCGGTGGGCACCACCGGCACGCCCACCGGGACGGCCAGCGTGGCCGTCTTCGGAACCGAGGGGAGCGGCCTGGCGCCCGCACCCGTGGTCGACGGAACGGTGGTGGTCGGCTCCAGCCTCGCCCGGGACCTTGGACTGCAGGCCGGCAGCAGGGCCACTATCGGCGGCACGGCGTTGACGGTTTCTTCCGTGGTCCCGGATCAGTGGTACGCCCACACAGGAGTTATCTGGACCACCCTCGCCGATTGGCGGACGCTCGCCCACATCGACGCTGCCGGCGCGGCAGCGACCGTCATTGCCGTCACCGCCGATACCGGACATTCCCCCGGCACCGCCGCCACAAACACAGCGGCCGGCACCCTCAGTACCACCCGCGACGGCTCCTTCCAGGCGCTCGGGTCCTACAAAAGCGAAAACGGGTCCCTCCTGCTCATGCAGGCCTTCCTCTACGGAATCTCCGCTCTCGTCATCGTGGCTTTCCTGACTGTATGGACGGTGCAGCGAACCCGTGACATCGCCGTCCTCAAGGCCCTTGGCGGGTCTTCCGGCTATGTGCTCCGGGACGCCATGGTCCAGGCAGCGATCGTGCTCCTCACCGGGGCCGCGGCCGGCGGTGCAGTTGGCATAGCGGGCGGAGCCTTCGCTTCCCGGGCTGTCCCGTTTTTGCTGACGCCGAACACTACTGTGCTCCCCGTCGCGGGCATCGTCGTCCTGGGACTGGCGGGCGCCGCCTTGGCAACCCGCGGCGTTACCCGGGTGGACCCGCTGCTGGCCCTCGGTGGCAACTGA
- a CDS encoding glycosyltransferase 87 family protein: MQETKPPDHRTRVRLVIPSRSDPLLRNFTELVGGPMGRRSAPGAVSPGFFTVERVLILMTVIAAAIGIVFKSYCRVNGWETPGQFYATCYSDFPELFKNRGLGAGAFPFITQGALFEYPVLMGFIAGATALLVPGGDVSAGRILAYFDLNAALIAAVWIITVLATARMARRRAWDAAMVAVAPGMILAGTINWDMWAVGLLALGMYCFSRNKLVLAGVFIGLGTATKLYPVLILGAILLLALRTGRIRVLLITAGAAAAAWLAVNVPVALANPAGWRYFYQFTEDRPAGYSSPWFAYNLVAGRLGWLPLEAAVVNTLALNLFVLACVLIGILALTAPRRPRLAQLVFLIVAAFILTNKVYSPQFVIWLIPLLALARPRWRDFLIWQTFEGLHWAAVWLYLGQVTSGGVSQHNIDMPYYVLAVVFHMIAIGYLMTRVAWDLWEPRYDVVRRSGMDDPQGGPFAGVPDRLRVDPLRPSASVLPWRKAAAHA; the protein is encoded by the coding sequence ATGCAGGAGACAAAGCCGCCGGACCACCGCACACGTGTCCGGCTGGTCATCCCGAGCCGCAGCGATCCCCTGCTGCGGAACTTTACGGAACTGGTCGGGGGACCGATGGGCCGCCGTTCAGCCCCCGGCGCGGTCTCCCCTGGATTTTTCACCGTGGAACGCGTCCTGATCCTGATGACCGTCATAGCAGCCGCGATTGGCATTGTCTTCAAGTCCTACTGCCGGGTCAACGGCTGGGAAACCCCGGGGCAGTTCTATGCCACCTGCTATTCGGATTTTCCGGAGCTGTTCAAGAACCGCGGGCTCGGGGCGGGTGCCTTCCCTTTCATCACGCAGGGAGCGTTGTTCGAATACCCCGTCCTCATGGGGTTTATCGCCGGCGCCACGGCCCTGTTGGTCCCCGGAGGGGACGTCTCCGCCGGCCGGATCCTGGCCTACTTTGACCTGAACGCCGCCCTGATCGCTGCCGTCTGGATCATTACGGTGCTCGCCACGGCACGGATGGCCCGGCGTCGGGCCTGGGACGCTGCCATGGTGGCCGTGGCCCCCGGGATGATCCTGGCCGGGACCATCAACTGGGACATGTGGGCTGTGGGACTGTTGGCCCTGGGCATGTACTGCTTCTCGCGCAATAAGCTCGTCCTGGCAGGGGTCTTCATTGGACTCGGCACCGCAACCAAGCTTTACCCCGTACTCATCCTCGGAGCCATCTTGCTCCTGGCCCTGCGGACCGGCCGGATCCGTGTCCTTCTGATCACCGCCGGCGCCGCGGCCGCTGCCTGGCTGGCGGTCAACGTCCCTGTCGCCCTCGCCAACCCTGCGGGCTGGCGGTATTTCTACCAGTTCACCGAAGACCGGCCCGCCGGCTACAGCTCGCCGTGGTTTGCCTACAACCTCGTCGCCGGACGGCTGGGCTGGCTCCCCCTCGAAGCCGCGGTGGTCAACACCCTGGCCCTGAACCTGTTTGTGCTGGCCTGCGTGCTGATCGGGATTCTGGCCCTGACGGCGCCGCGGCGGCCCCGGCTGGCGCAGCTGGTTTTTTTGATCGTGGCCGCGTTTATCCTGACCAACAAGGTCTACTCTCCCCAATTCGTCATCTGGCTCATCCCGCTGCTTGCCCTCGCCAGGCCGCGCTGGCGTGACTTCCTGATCTGGCAAACCTTCGAGGGTCTGCACTGGGCGGCAGTCTGGCTGTATCTGGGGCAGGTGACGAGCGGCGGGGTGTCACAGCACAATATAGATATGCCCTATTACGTACTCGCCGTGGTCTTCCACATGATCGCCATCGGCTACTTGATGACCCGGGTCGCATGGGACCTCTGGGAGCCCCGTTACGACGTAGTCCGCCGTTCCGGGATGGACGATCCGCAGGGCGGGCCGTTTGCGGGCGTTCCGGACCGGTTGCGGGTAGACCCGCTCCGTCCCTCCGCATCCGTGCTGCCCTGGCGTAAGGCGGCCGCGCATGCCTGA
- a CDS encoding CCA tRNA nucleotidyltransferase — MAHAHHQTDPHTVDFQVDPVVLELGQRFVDAGHELSLVGGPVRDLFLGRISPDLDFTTDATPDQTVALIKKWADNFWEIGRAFGTIGMRKAGFQIEITTYRAEAYDHDSRKPVVAFGKSLTDDLLRRDFTINAMALRLPALELVDPFGGVRDLHGSILATPGAPESSFSDDPLRMMRAARFAAQLGITVHEDVRAAMSRMAERITMISAERVREELVKLICAAHPRAGVDLLVDTGLADFVLPEVSALRLESDEHHRHKDVYQHSLQVLEQAAALETADDGAVPAPDFVLRFAALMHDVGKPATRRFEPGGAVSFRHHDMVGSKLTTKRMKALRFDNDTTKAVAKLVELHMRFYGYGDAGWSDSAVRRYVTDAGPLLERLHRLTRSDVTTRNQRKAERLAFAYDDLEARIAALREQESLEAVRPDLDGGRIMELLGLRPGPVVGRAYKFLLEERMEHGPLDPAVAEAKLQEWWAAQPESASALSTEES, encoded by the coding sequence ATGGCGCATGCACATCACCAGACTGACCCGCACACTGTTGACTTCCAGGTAGACCCGGTGGTCCTCGAGCTGGGGCAGCGGTTCGTGGATGCCGGCCACGAGCTGTCCCTGGTGGGCGGACCCGTCCGCGATCTCTTCCTGGGCCGGATCTCCCCTGACCTGGACTTCACCACCGATGCCACCCCGGACCAGACGGTGGCCCTGATCAAGAAGTGGGCTGATAACTTCTGGGAGATCGGGCGTGCCTTCGGCACCATCGGAATGCGCAAGGCCGGCTTTCAGATAGAAATCACCACCTACCGCGCCGAGGCATACGATCACGACTCCCGCAAACCCGTCGTCGCGTTCGGAAAGTCGCTGACGGATGACCTGCTGCGCCGTGACTTCACCATCAACGCAATGGCGTTGCGCCTGCCGGCACTGGAGCTTGTGGATCCGTTCGGCGGGGTCCGGGACCTTCATGGGTCGATCCTGGCCACCCCGGGAGCACCCGAATCCTCCTTCTCCGACGATCCGCTGCGCATGATGCGCGCGGCGCGGTTCGCCGCGCAGCTGGGGATCACGGTGCACGAGGATGTGCGTGCCGCAATGTCCAGGATGGCGGAAAGGATCACCATGATTTCCGCCGAACGCGTTCGTGAGGAGCTCGTCAAGCTCATTTGCGCGGCGCACCCGCGGGCCGGGGTTGACTTGCTGGTGGACACGGGACTGGCCGATTTCGTGCTGCCCGAGGTTTCCGCCCTGCGCCTGGAGTCCGATGAACACCACCGCCATAAGGACGTCTACCAGCACTCGCTCCAGGTCCTGGAGCAGGCGGCCGCACTCGAAACGGCTGACGACGGTGCTGTGCCCGCTCCAGATTTCGTGTTGCGGTTTGCGGCGTTGATGCACGACGTCGGGAAGCCGGCCACGCGCCGTTTCGAACCGGGCGGCGCGGTGAGCTTCCGGCATCACGACATGGTCGGGTCCAAACTGACAACAAAACGAATGAAGGCGCTGCGGTTCGACAATGACACCACGAAGGCTGTTGCCAAGCTGGTGGAGCTGCACATGCGTTTCTACGGCTACGGCGACGCCGGCTGGAGCGATTCCGCCGTCCGCCGTTACGTCACCGACGCCGGTCCGCTCCTGGAACGCCTGCACCGGTTGACCCGTTCGGATGTGACCACCCGCAACCAGCGCAAGGCTGAGCGGCTCGCCTTTGCTTATGACGATCTTGAAGCGAGGATTGCTGCCCTGCGCGAGCAGGAGTCCCTCGAAGCTGTCCGGCCGGACCTGGACGGCGGCCGGATCATGGAACTGTTGGGACTCAGGCCCGGCCCCGTCGTAGGGCGTGCCTACAAATTCCTGCTGGAAGAACGGATGGAACACGGCCCGTTGGATCCGGCCGTGGCCGAGGCCAAACTGCAGGAATGGTGGGCGGCCCAGCCCGAGTCCGCCTCCGCACTCTCAACTGAGGAGTCCTAA
- a CDS encoding NAD(P)/FAD-dependent oxidoreductase gives MPDVAVVGSGPNGLAAAVTLARAGLKVHVYEAAPSPGGGLRTTELIEPGHFHDVCSAVHPMALASPFFRDFELSRRIRLEVPEVSYGTPLDGGRAALAYRSLEQTAAGLGRDGTAFRQLMAPLVQHADGITDLTLNQLLRIPRDPVAAALFGARVLEQGSPLWGARFREDLAPALLTGVAAHAVSRLPALAAAGAGLMLGTLAHTVGWPVPIGGSAAIAGAMIADIEAHGGAVETGARIGSLAELPPVQATLLDVAPPGLLRLAGGKLPERYGRALESFRFGDGACKVDFILSGPVPWTAPGLADAGTIHVGGTRAEMAEAENLVAAGRHPDRPYVLVSQPSRFDAGRAPAGRHILWSYCHVPAGSTVDMAEAVIAQLERFAPGFRDLIVGHHVTTAAGLSLYNENYVGGDFSAGLMDLRGLLQRPVVGPVPWRTPLPGVYLCSSSTPPGPGVTGMPGYHAAKYALRDIFGLAVPRLGL, from the coding sequence ATGCCTGATGTCGCCGTTGTTGGATCAGGACCGAATGGGCTCGCTGCCGCCGTGACACTGGCACGTGCCGGACTAAAAGTGCACGTTTACGAGGCCGCACCATCGCCGGGCGGCGGGTTGCGCACAACGGAGCTCATTGAACCCGGGCACTTTCATGATGTCTGCTCGGCGGTGCACCCAATGGCCCTGGCCTCACCGTTCTTCCGGGACTTCGAGCTATCCCGGCGGATCCGGCTCGAAGTTCCAGAGGTCTCCTACGGCACCCCGCTCGACGGCGGACGGGCCGCCCTGGCCTACCGCTCACTGGAGCAAACAGCCGCGGGTCTGGGACGCGACGGGACGGCGTTCAGGCAGCTCATGGCCCCGCTCGTCCAGCACGCGGACGGCATCACAGACCTGACACTGAACCAGCTCCTACGTATTCCGCGGGACCCGGTGGCGGCCGCTCTCTTCGGCGCCCGCGTCCTGGAGCAGGGTTCACCGCTCTGGGGTGCAAGGTTCCGCGAAGACCTCGCGCCCGCGCTGCTGACCGGCGTCGCTGCGCATGCGGTGTCCCGGCTGCCAGCGCTGGCGGCCGCCGGAGCCGGACTTATGCTCGGCACGCTGGCCCATACAGTCGGCTGGCCCGTACCGATCGGCGGCTCCGCGGCCATTGCGGGGGCGATGATCGCCGACATCGAGGCCCACGGCGGAGCGGTGGAGACCGGCGCACGGATCGGATCCCTGGCGGAGCTGCCTCCGGTGCAGGCCACGTTGCTCGATGTGGCGCCGCCGGGACTCCTGCGGCTGGCAGGCGGCAAACTTCCGGAGCGGTACGGCCGCGCCCTCGAATCGTTCCGGTTCGGCGACGGGGCCTGCAAGGTTGACTTCATCCTTTCTGGACCGGTCCCCTGGACAGCGCCCGGGCTGGCCGACGCCGGCACCATCCATGTGGGCGGAACCCGCGCGGAAATGGCGGAAGCGGAGAATCTCGTCGCCGCCGGCCGGCATCCCGACCGCCCGTACGTCCTGGTCTCCCAGCCGTCGCGTTTCGACGCCGGACGGGCGCCTGCGGGGCGGCACATCCTGTGGAGCTACTGCCACGTCCCGGCAGGTTCCACCGTGGACATGGCCGAGGCCGTCATAGCCCAGCTGGAGCGGTTCGCTCCCGGGTTCCGTGACCTCATCGTCGGCCACCACGTCACGACGGCGGCTGGTCTGAGCCTGTACAACGAGAACTACGTCGGCGGGGACTTCAGCGCCGGACTGATGGATCTGCGCGGCCTTCTTCAGCGGCCCGTGGTTGGTCCCGTTCCCTGGCGCACGCCCTTGCCCGGCGTATACCTGTGTTCCTCCTCAACTCCGCCAGGCCCCGGGGTGACGGGGATGCCGGGATATCATGCCGCCAAATATGCCCTAAGAGACATATTTGGTTTGGCCGTCCCACGCCTGGGACTCTAG
- a CDS encoding sensor histidine kinase: protein MAGGSNADVILRVLRVCLHSGFAILLFVACVRLLGEGLPGTGWFAPATALVLAAVYLLGTVLEKHHATDPSRFDPRPYSGLWLGMVCLLWLLLIWASADFVWLAFPLFFLQLHVLDLRLALPAIALSTVLVVAALWFHNASKDGSALQLPMVLGPAFGAAFAVVTGLAYRALYLEAENQRLAAEELRRTRAELARSQHEAGTLAERTRLAREIHDTLAQGFSSIVLMGRSAEKSLDDGDAALARERLRTVQETASANLAEARNFVRGLQPPSLAGGPAGDPAENPTQDPLVESLRRLCEKTETEAAARGARLRCRFDLEGAPVELPNQYRTTLLRAAQASLANVWVHARARTAVVTLSFLGSEVAMDIYDDGAGFDPVAVAAVSSRADGSGFGLTSLRERVAALAGRLDVESAPGEGTVVAIRLPLGDAAVGKES, encoded by the coding sequence ATGGCAGGCGGGAGTAACGCGGACGTGATTCTGCGCGTTCTGCGGGTGTGCCTGCACAGCGGTTTCGCCATTTTGCTGTTCGTCGCCTGCGTGCGGCTGCTGGGCGAGGGTCTTCCGGGCACGGGCTGGTTCGCCCCGGCCACCGCCTTGGTGCTCGCCGCCGTCTACCTGCTGGGCACCGTCCTGGAGAAACACCACGCCACCGATCCGTCCCGGTTCGATCCTCGACCGTACTCGGGCCTGTGGCTGGGAATGGTCTGCCTCCTCTGGCTGCTGCTGATCTGGGCCAGCGCCGACTTCGTTTGGTTGGCCTTTCCGCTGTTCTTCCTGCAGCTGCATGTGTTGGATCTGCGCCTGGCCCTGCCAGCGATCGCGCTCAGCACCGTGCTGGTGGTGGCGGCCTTGTGGTTTCACAACGCCAGCAAGGACGGGAGTGCCCTGCAACTACCCATGGTGCTGGGACCGGCATTCGGGGCGGCCTTTGCGGTGGTCACCGGCCTGGCCTACCGGGCGCTCTACCTGGAGGCCGAGAACCAGCGGCTCGCCGCTGAGGAACTGCGCCGCACCCGGGCCGAACTTGCCCGCAGCCAGCATGAAGCCGGGACCCTGGCCGAGCGGACCCGGCTGGCCCGCGAAATCCACGACACGCTGGCCCAGGGGTTCTCCAGCATCGTGCTGATGGGCCGTTCGGCGGAGAAATCACTCGACGACGGGGACGCCGCCCTGGCCCGGGAGCGGCTCCGGACGGTGCAAGAGACCGCTTCGGCAAACCTGGCGGAGGCTCGCAACTTTGTCCGCGGCCTGCAGCCACCCTCCCTGGCGGGTGGCCCGGCCGGGGACCCGGCGGAGAACCCGACGCAGGACCCCCTGGTGGAAAGCCTGCGCCGGCTCTGCGAAAAAACGGAAACCGAGGCGGCCGCCCGCGGGGCCCGGTTGCGCTGCCGCTTCGACCTCGAAGGAGCCCCCGTGGAGCTGCCGAACCAGTACCGCACCACCCTGCTCCGGGCCGCGCAGGCAAGCCTCGCGAACGTGTGGGTACACGCCCGGGCGCGCACCGCCGTCGTCACCCTGTCGTTTCTGGGCAGCGAGGTAGCGATGGATATTTACGACGACGGGGCAGGGTTTGATCCCGTTGCTGTCGCGGCGGTCTCCAGCCGCGCGGATGGCTCGGGTTTCGGGCTGACGTCGCTCCGGGAACGGGTGGCGGCACTTGCCGGCCGGCTGGATGTTGAATCCGCACCCGGTGAAGGAACTGTCGTGGCTATCCGCCTCCCGCTCGGGGATGCTGCGGTGGGGAAGGAGTCATGA
- a CDS encoding response regulator transcription factor: MNDIHVLLVDDHPVVRAGLRAMLGDFEGIAVVAEAADGGAALAELSRLQTLGEPVDVVLMDLQMGAGMDGVTATGRIKAGLAGLPSPPVLILTTYDSDADILAAVEAGASGYMLKDAPPEQIRQAVLSAAAGQTALAPEVAARLMGRIRNPEPVLSAREIQLLELLATGLGNRAIAKQLFISEATVKTHLVHIYGKLGVDNRTAAIAVASQRRIIRRF, from the coding sequence ATGAACGATATCCACGTGCTGTTAGTCGATGACCATCCGGTGGTCCGGGCCGGGCTTCGCGCCATGCTGGGCGATTTCGAGGGCATCGCCGTGGTGGCCGAGGCAGCCGACGGCGGAGCAGCGCTGGCGGAGCTGTCGCGGCTCCAAACCCTTGGCGAGCCGGTCGACGTCGTTCTCATGGACCTCCAGATGGGCGCCGGTATGGACGGCGTCACGGCGACCGGCAGGATCAAAGCTGGACTCGCAGGCCTGCCGTCCCCGCCCGTGCTGATCCTCACCACCTACGACTCGGACGCGGACATTCTCGCCGCAGTGGAGGCCGGCGCAAGCGGCTACATGCTCAAGGACGCCCCGCCGGAGCAGATCCGCCAGGCTGTGCTCTCCGCCGCGGCGGGCCAGACCGCGCTGGCCCCCGAAGTGGCCGCCCGGCTGATGGGCCGGATCAGGAATCCCGAACCGGTCCTGTCCGCCCGGGAAATCCAATTACTGGAACTCCTGGCCACGGGGCTGGGCAACCGGGCCATCGCCAAACAGCTGTTCATTTCCGAGGCAACGGTCAAAACGCACCTGGTGCACATTTACGGCAAGCTCGGGGTGGACAACCGTACAGCGGCGATCGCCGTAGCATCCCAGCGCAGGATCATCCGGCGCTTCTGA
- a CDS encoding penicillin-binding transpeptidase domain-containing protein produces MGNSSKLSLALVGLILGGSLVGCSDGRAGAQDAAKQLAAAVAALDIGAVPFEGKESTAADGQLKEVFKALNPVKPAVDSGELTLDKDTATVPLNYVWKIGSGEWKYTTSALLKKSGDTWVTVWSPQLLVPELAEGEVLGTATDTPQRADILGAGDTKLVTYRSVVSVGIDKPLLAAADPAPPATELAQLVGVDPAAYVQQVQAAGPEAFVPAITLREDGRTITDDQIAAIRGARAIADSQPLAPSRGFARALLGTAAEANAEQIEQSGGALTAGEITGTGGLQQQYDAQLRGSDGTQIFAQLTGLTAEQRQGLANGGRRVLFQAPMVPGTPLKTTLDPNLQQLAEDVLGKVGPASAIVALRPSSGAVLAAASGPGSNGYDTALLGQYAPGSIFKVVDSLAMIRDGMTPDSLVECPATLSVDGRTFKNAEGYPASSLGSVTLRDAFAHSCNTAFINARDAVTQAQLESAATSLGVAVDAPSLGASAFLGSVPGDASGTEHAASMIGQGKVLMSPLAAAIMAGSVAKGAPVAAQLVVNPGAAAGAAGPTASAAAASTPAAAAPPSSAPAPAKASGTPVTAAEATALADMMRAVVTSGHAGFLAAVPGAPVGAKTGTAEFGDENPPKTHAWIVAVHGDLAVAVFVEEGGLGATVSGPLLKEFLTAAG; encoded by the coding sequence ATGGGGAACTCATCAAAACTTTCACTGGCCCTGGTTGGGCTCATTCTTGGCGGCTCGTTGGTGGGCTGTTCCGACGGCCGCGCCGGCGCGCAGGATGCGGCAAAGCAGCTTGCTGCCGCCGTCGCGGCTCTCGACATCGGGGCTGTGCCGTTTGAGGGCAAGGAGTCCACGGCAGCGGACGGTCAGCTCAAAGAAGTGTTCAAAGCACTGAACCCGGTCAAGCCCGCCGTGGACAGCGGTGAGCTGACGCTCGACAAGGACACCGCCACGGTCCCGTTGAACTATGTCTGGAAGATCGGCTCAGGGGAGTGGAAATACACCACGTCCGCCCTGCTGAAGAAATCCGGGGACACGTGGGTCACCGTCTGGAGCCCGCAGCTTCTGGTGCCGGAGCTGGCTGAAGGGGAAGTCCTCGGCACGGCGACCGACACCCCGCAGCGCGCCGACATCCTGGGCGCAGGGGACACCAAGCTGGTCACCTACCGGTCAGTGGTGAGCGTCGGCATCGACAAACCCCTGCTGGCCGCCGCCGATCCGGCTCCGCCTGCCACCGAACTCGCACAGCTGGTAGGCGTGGACCCCGCGGCCTACGTCCAGCAGGTCCAAGCGGCCGGCCCTGAGGCCTTCGTCCCGGCCATCACCCTGCGCGAGGACGGCCGGACCATCACGGACGATCAGATCGCTGCGATCCGGGGGGCGCGCGCCATCGCAGACTCCCAGCCCCTCGCCCCCAGCCGCGGCTTTGCCCGGGCCCTGCTGGGCACCGCGGCCGAGGCGAATGCCGAACAGATTGAGCAATCCGGCGGGGCGCTCACGGCAGGAGAGATCACAGGCACCGGCGGACTGCAACAGCAGTACGACGCGCAGCTTCGCGGCAGCGACGGCACCCAGATCTTTGCCCAACTGACCGGCCTGACCGCTGAGCAACGGCAGGGCCTGGCCAACGGCGGCCGCCGGGTCCTGTTCCAGGCGCCGATGGTACCCGGGACCCCGTTGAAAACCACCCTCGACCCGAACCTGCAGCAGCTGGCCGAGGACGTGCTGGGCAAGGTGGGCCCGGCGTCGGCCATCGTGGCGCTCCGGCCCTCCAGCGGCGCCGTCCTCGCCGCCGCCTCCGGACCGGGCAGCAACGGCTACGACACCGCCCTGCTGGGCCAGTACGCCCCCGGTTCCATCTTCAAAGTTGTGGATTCACTGGCCATGATCCGCGACGGCATGACTCCGGATTCCCTGGTGGAGTGCCCGGCGACGCTTTCCGTCGATGGCCGGACTTTTAAGAACGCCGAAGGATATCCGGCCTCCTCCCTGGGATCCGTGACGTTGCGCGATGCCTTCGCGCACTCCTGCAACACCGCGTTCATCAACGCCCGCGACGCGGTCACCCAGGCCCAGCTCGAGTCCGCTGCCACGTCGCTCGGCGTGGCAGTGGATGCCCCGTCGCTGGGCGCTTCGGCGTTTTTGGGTTCGGTTCCGGGCGATGCCTCCGGTACCGAACACGCCGCCTCAATGATCGGCCAGGGCAAGGTGCTGATGTCCCCCCTCGCTGCCGCCATCATGGCAGGCTCGGTCGCCAAGGGCGCCCCGGTCGCTGCGCAGCTCGTGGTGAATCCCGGCGCGGCAGCCGGAGCCGCAGGGCCCACCGCGTCGGCAGCTGCTGCATCAACGCCGGCCGCTGCGGCACCACCTTCCTCAGCCCCCGCGCCGGCCAAGGCATCCGGCACACCCGTGACGGCGGCGGAAGCCACCGCCCTGGCGGACATGATGCGTGCAGTGGTCACCTCCGGGCATGCCGGCTTCCTGGCCGCTGTTCCCGGAGCGCCGGTGGGGGCGAAGACCGGAACCGCGGAGTTCGGTGACGAGAACCCGCCCAAGACCCACGCCTGGATCGTAGCCGTTCACGGCGACCTCGCCGTTGCCGTCTTCGTCGAAGAAGGCGGCCTCGGCGCCACCGTTTCTGGCCCGTTGCTCAAGGAATTCCTCACCGCCGCGGGCTGA
- a CDS encoding ABC transporter ATP-binding protein, which translates to MNSALSLVHVTLEYPDGDGTLKALDDVSLHIAPGEFLSLVGPSGSGKSSLLAVAATLVKPTVGRVVIGGADAGLLSDAGRASLRRDRIGIIFQQPNLLPSLTALEQLVIAEHLRGNSAGEASGRAAGLLDLVGLASVAGKRPHQLSGGQRQRVNIARALMGDPVVLLVDEPTAALDQERSEAIVQLLRQVTDEFRVATVMVTHDTGLVPLTDTVASMLDGALCAPRPADAVPA; encoded by the coding sequence GTGAATAGCGCTCTTAGCCTCGTCCACGTCACCCTCGAGTACCCCGATGGTGATGGCACGCTCAAGGCCCTTGACGACGTTAGCCTGCACATCGCTCCGGGGGAATTCCTGTCCCTTGTGGGCCCCTCCGGATCAGGCAAATCCTCCCTGCTGGCAGTGGCCGCAACGCTCGTCAAGCCCACAGTGGGCAGGGTGGTCATAGGCGGGGCGGACGCAGGATTGCTTTCCGATGCGGGCCGCGCCTCCCTGCGCCGGGACCGGATCGGCATCATCTTCCAGCAGCCGAATTTGCTGCCGTCCCTGACGGCATTGGAGCAACTGGTGATCGCTGAGCACCTGCGCGGCAACTCGGCAGGTGAGGCGTCCGGCCGTGCCGCGGGACTCCTGGACCTTGTCGGTCTGGCTTCGGTCGCGGGCAAGCGCCCCCACCAACTATCCGGCGGCCAGCGGCAACGGGTGAACATCGCCCGCGCCCTCATGGGAGACCCCGTTGTGCTCCTGGTGGATGAACCCACGGCAGCTCTGGATCAGGAGCGAAGCGAGGCCATTGTGCAACTGCTGCGCCAGGTGACCGATGAGTTCAGGGTGGCCACCGTGATGGTCACGCACGACACCGGTCTTGTCCCGCTGACGGATACGGTGGCCAGCATGCTCGATGGCGCACTCTGCGCACCGCGGCCGGCCGATGCCGTCCCCGCTTGA
- a CDS encoding histidine phosphatase family protein has translation MESANSPRPQLWILRHGETEWSKSGQYTGLTDLPLTVEGEQQSVEARKVLDAVDFDLVLTSPLRRARRTAELAGFPDAELEPLAVEWDYGDYEGISSDLIRKDNPEYLVWTHGVPNGEALDDVAARADKIVARVLESGLDNVLVVAHGHFSRILTARWLGLDPHEGRHFVLGTAKVCTLGWDKKTPAVVRWGL, from the coding sequence ATCGAATCTGCTAACAGCCCCCGCCCGCAGCTGTGGATTCTCCGGCACGGCGAAACCGAGTGGTCCAAAAGCGGCCAATACACCGGGCTCACCGACCTCCCGCTCACGGTCGAAGGCGAACAGCAGTCCGTGGAGGCCCGCAAGGTGCTCGATGCCGTCGACTTTGACCTGGTCCTGACGTCCCCTCTGCGGCGGGCCCGCCGGACCGCAGAGCTGGCAGGCTTTCCCGATGCCGAGCTGGAGCCGCTCGCCGTCGAGTGGGACTATGGCGACTATGAAGGCATCAGTTCGGACCTTATCCGCAAGGACAACCCGGAGTACCTGGTCTGGACGCACGGGGTGCCGAACGGCGAAGCCCTCGACGACGTCGCCGCGCGCGCGGACAAAATTGTGGCGCGGGTACTGGAATCCGGCCTGGACAACGTCCTGGTCGTGGCCCATGGGCACTTCTCCAGGATCCTGACCGCGCGGTGGCTGGGGCTGGATCCGCACGAAGGGCGGCACTTCGTCCTGGGAACGGCAAAAGTCTGCACGCTCGGCTGGGATAAGAAAACTCCGGCAGTGGTCCGGTGGGGACTATAA